In Ochrobactrum vermis, the following proteins share a genomic window:
- a CDS encoding VOC family protein: MTQVCTHLMFQGSAGAALETYRSIFPDFLIESIKIYDEASGSPGKVQIARVTFAEHRLIVIDSPIPHQFDFNPSISLFVDFHDEESLMSVFEKLSEGGETLMPLDNYGFSKLFAWIKDKYGVSWQLNLQA; this comes from the coding sequence ATGACACAGGTTTGCACCCATCTCATGTTTCAGGGCAGTGCAGGCGCAGCCTTGGAAACATATCGTTCGATCTTTCCGGACTTCCTGATCGAGTCGATCAAAATCTATGACGAAGCGAGTGGCAGTCCGGGCAAGGTGCAGATTGCACGCGTGACCTTCGCCGAACATCGGCTGATCGTGATCGACAGCCCCATTCCGCACCAGTTCGATTTCAACCCATCCATATCGCTGTTCGTCGATTTCCACGATGAGGAAAGCCTGATGAGCGTTTTTGAGAAGCTTTCGGAAGGCGGCGAGACGCTGATGCCGCTCGACAATTACGGTTTCAGCAAACTTTTCGCCTGGATCAAGGACAAGTACGGGGTTTCCTGGCAACTGAACTTGCAGGCCTGA
- a CDS encoding DegT/DnrJ/EryC1/StrS family aminotransferase codes for MQFIDLGAQRARIEDRLNAAISKVVAEGRYILGPEVAEFEKKLGEYLGVEHVIACANGTDALQMPLMARGIGPGDAVFVPSFTFAATAEVVALVGAEPVFIDVDPNSYNLNVEQLEAAIAAIRKEGRLQPKAIIPVDLFGLAADYNRISAIADREGLFVIEDAAQSIGGKRDNVMCGAFGHVGATSFYPAKPLGCYGDGGAMFTNDAELADTLRSVLFHGKGETQYDNVRIGLNSRLDTIQAAVLLEKLAILEDEMEARDRVAKRYNELLKDVVKVPGLPAGNRSAWAQYSIESENRDGLKAHLQAAGIPSVIYYVKPLHLQTAYKHYPIAPGGLPVSEALPARILSLPMHPYLTEEDQDKIIGAIRGFHGK; via the coding sequence ATGCAGTTTATTGATCTTGGAGCGCAGCGCGCGCGTATCGAAGACCGTCTCAATGCCGCCATTTCCAAGGTTGTTGCGGAAGGCCGTTATATTCTTGGACCGGAAGTGGCCGAATTCGAAAAGAAGCTCGGTGAATATCTGGGCGTGGAACATGTCATCGCCTGCGCTAACGGCACTGACGCCTTGCAGATGCCCCTGATGGCACGCGGCATCGGTCCGGGGGATGCGGTGTTCGTTCCTTCGTTTACATTCGCTGCAACCGCTGAAGTTGTTGCGCTTGTTGGCGCAGAGCCGGTGTTCATCGATGTCGATCCGAACAGCTATAATCTGAATGTCGAACAGCTTGAAGCTGCTATCGCCGCTATCCGTAAGGAAGGCCGTCTGCAGCCGAAGGCAATCATCCCGGTCGATCTGTTCGGTCTGGCGGCCGACTATAACCGCATCAGCGCGATTGCTGACCGCGAAGGTCTGTTCGTCATTGAAGATGCTGCGCAGTCGATCGGCGGCAAGCGCGACAATGTCATGTGTGGCGCTTTCGGTCATGTCGGCGCAACAAGCTTCTATCCTGCCAAGCCGCTGGGCTGTTATGGCGACGGCGGCGCAATGTTCACCAACGACGCTGAACTCGCCGACACGCTGCGCTCCGTGCTGTTCCACGGCAAGGGCGAAACGCAGTATGACAATGTTCGCATTGGTCTCAACTCGCGTCTCGACACAATCCAGGCTGCTGTTCTTCTGGAAAAGCTGGCAATCCTTGAAGACGAAATGGAAGCGCGCGATCGTGTTGCCAAGCGCTACAATGAGTTGCTCAAGGATGTGGTCAAGGTTCCGGGCCTGCCTGCTGGCAATCGTTCGGCCTGGGCACAGTATTCGATTGAAAGCGAAAACCGCGACGGTCTGAAGGCGCATCTTCAGGCAGCCGGCATTCCATCGGTCATTTACTATGTGAAGCCGCTGCACCTGCAGACCGCATACAAGCATTATCCGATTGCACCGGGCGGACTGCCTGTTTCGGAAGCGCTGCCTGCACGCATTCTGAGCCTGCCGATGCATCCATATCTTACGGAAGAAGATCAGGACAAGATCATCGGTGCGATCCGTGGCTTCCACGGCAAATAA
- a CDS encoding Gfo/Idh/MocA family protein: MAPRIAVLGCGYWGGNHIRTLKSLGALQAVSDSRVEQAERFATEFNVPSIPVDELFARPDIDGIVLALPAQFHSQYAIQAVKNGKDVLVEKPIALDIPAAEAEVEAARENGRVFMVGHVLRFHPAFEKLLDMVKSGELGDIRYVHSHRVGFGKFHNEFDALWDLAPHDLSMILAITGEEPSAVRGEGVATLDHLTDVAHLHLDFPNGIRGHLFASRLNAYRERRLTVTGTKGMAVFDDVEPWDRKLALYSHEVWRENDQWSFKSVEPVYIPVEEGMPLTRELQHFLHCIETREKPRTDGKEAISVLRILTEGTVRHPR; this comes from the coding sequence ATGGCACCTCGTATTGCGGTTTTGGGTTGCGGCTATTGGGGCGGCAATCACATTCGTACCCTGAAGAGCCTCGGTGCCCTTCAGGCAGTCTCGGACTCAAGGGTAGAACAGGCGGAACGCTTCGCGACTGAGTTCAACGTTCCCAGCATTCCCGTCGATGAGTTGTTCGCCCGTCCGGATATCGACGGCATCGTCCTGGCGCTGCCAGCGCAGTTTCATTCACAATACGCCATTCAGGCAGTGAAGAACGGCAAGGACGTGCTGGTTGAAAAGCCGATCGCGCTCGATATTCCGGCTGCGGAAGCTGAAGTGGAAGCCGCCCGCGAAAATGGGCGCGTGTTCATGGTTGGTCATGTGCTGCGCTTCCATCCGGCCTTCGAAAAACTTCTCGACATGGTGAAAAGTGGCGAGCTGGGCGACATCCGCTATGTGCATTCGCATCGCGTTGGCTTCGGCAAGTTCCACAACGAGTTCGACGCCCTGTGGGATCTTGCGCCGCATGACCTCTCGATGATCCTGGCGATCACCGGAGAAGAGCCGAGCGCGGTTCGTGGAGAGGGCGTCGCGACGCTCGATCATCTCACCGACGTCGCCCATCTACATCTCGATTTTCCGAACGGCATCCGCGGTCATTTGTTTGCGTCGCGCCTGAACGCCTATCGTGAGCGCCGCCTGACTGTTACCGGTACAAAAGGTATGGCTGTATTCGATGACGTCGAGCCATGGGATCGCAAGCTTGCGCTCTACAGCCACGAAGTCTGGCGTGAAAACGACCAATGGTCTTTCAAATCCGTCGAGCCGGTCTATATCCCGGTTGAGGAAGGCATGCCTCTGACACGTGAATTGCAGCATTTCCTGCATTGCATCGAGACGCGCGAGAAGCCGCGTACCGATGGCAAGGAAGCAATCAGCGTGTTGCGTATTCTCACGGAAGGGACTGTCCGGCACCCGCGCTAA
- a CDS encoding AbrB family transcriptional regulator: protein MQKISPSGPTPTPSKFSFKHRARPIQWASLAAFSAILIFAGEKLQLPAAMLLGAMLGAILMAAGESTLRVHRWLSLAAQGVVGSLIARSITAEFFTSMGQHLPVILLSVGYVLFTSTLIGYLLARFRILPGTTAVWGSSPGAATAMTLMAESHGADARLVAFMQYLRVVLVATAASLVLRLSTGVETVAPVEIVWFPPIDWSTLGPTLLLIVGGSFLGEILRIPTGAMLVPLILGALLQDTGLIIIDLPPWLLAVSYLLIGWRIGLGFSRAIIAHAARAFPAVLTSTLILIAICGLFGMALGHALGLDPLTAYLATSPGGADTVAIIAASSNVDLPFIIAMQTSRFFIVLLAGPAIARFVAARIDKHIMKKNL, encoded by the coding sequence ATGCAGAAAATCTCCCCCTCCGGGCCGACCCCGACGCCAAGCAAGTTCAGTTTCAAGCATAGAGCCAGACCGATCCAATGGGCCTCGCTGGCCGCTTTTTCGGCTATTCTGATATTTGCAGGCGAAAAGCTGCAACTGCCCGCCGCCATGCTTCTGGGCGCGATGCTCGGTGCAATATTGATGGCCGCAGGCGAAAGCACCTTGCGGGTTCACCGTTGGCTGTCACTGGCAGCACAAGGCGTTGTCGGGTCCCTCATCGCCCGTTCGATCACGGCTGAGTTTTTCACCAGCATGGGGCAACACCTGCCCGTCATTCTGTTGTCCGTTGGCTATGTGCTGTTCACCAGCACCCTGATCGGCTATCTGCTCGCACGGTTTCGTATCCTGCCGGGAACAACCGCGGTATGGGGCTCTTCTCCAGGCGCCGCCACCGCAATGACACTGATGGCTGAATCGCACGGAGCGGATGCCCGTCTCGTCGCCTTCATGCAATATCTGCGCGTGGTGCTGGTCGCCACGGCCGCTTCGCTCGTCCTGCGCCTCAGCACAGGCGTGGAAACTGTCGCTCCCGTCGAGATCGTCTGGTTTCCACCTATCGATTGGTCCACCCTCGGTCCGACATTGCTTCTGATCGTCGGCGGCTCGTTCCTTGGAGAGATCCTCCGCATTCCAACCGGTGCCATGCTTGTCCCGCTGATATTGGGCGCATTGCTTCAGGATACTGGTCTCATAATCATCGATCTGCCGCCGTGGCTGCTCGCGGTCAGCTATCTGCTCATCGGCTGGCGCATCGGCCTTGGCTTCTCACGCGCCATCATCGCGCATGCAGCGCGCGCATTTCCCGCTGTTCTGACATCAACCCTGATCCTGATTGCCATCTGTGGACTGTTCGGCATGGCGCTGGGTCACGCTCTGGGTCTCGACCCGCTGACAGCCTACCTCGCCACCAGTCCGGGTGGCGCCGATACGGTGGCGATTATCGCGGCATCGAGCAATGTCGACCTGCCCTTTATCATTGCGATGCAGACAAGCCGGTTCTTCATCGTACTTCTGGCGGGCCCCGCCATCGCCCGCTTTGTCGCTGCGCGCATTGATAAGCACATTATGAAAAAGAACCTTTAA